The proteins below come from a single Pseudomonadota bacterium genomic window:
- a CDS encoding GyrI-like domain-containing protein, translating to MDIERRTLPEQHYLYVHRECEYGPQIGEAMGSAFGEVYSFNAEHGIKPLSMPMTVYMEMDPSILRFRGGCLVTPEDAAKATGNIKAATLPAGDVMATTHVGPYERMNETHKALWSHMEAEGIPCAMPIWEIYVDDPERTDPSAVRTEIYRTVG from the coding sequence ATGGATATCGAGCGCAGGACCCTACCAGAGCAACACTACCTCTACGTACACCGCGAGTGCGAGTACGGCCCGCAAATCGGCGAGGCCATGGGCTCCGCCTTCGGCGAGGTGTACAGCTTCAACGCCGAACACGGCATCAAGCCCCTTTCGATGCCCATGACGGTCTACATGGAGATGGACCCCAGCATCCTGCGCTTTCGCGGTGGGTGCCTGGTCACGCCCGAGGATGCCGCGAAGGCGACCGGCAACATCAAGGCCGCCACCCTGCCCGCCGGCGATGTCATGGCGACCACCCACGTGGGCCCCTACGAACGCATGAACGAGACCCACAAGGCGCTCTGGAGCCACATGGAGGCGGAGGGGATCCCCTGCGCGATGCCGATCTGGGAGATCTACGTGGACGACCCTGAGCGCACGGACCCGTCTGCCGTGCGCACGGAGATCTACCGCACGGTGGGCTGA